TCCGCGGCGCCCACACCGTCGAGCGTGGCTACAACCGACTGATCGAAAATCTGTGCGCCCTCGGCGCCGTCGGCCACGCGGAGTGGTTGGAGAGCGCACCCGCCTAGCGGGCCGCTCGGCCAAACACGATTCGTACGACCGGCGCCACACAAGCGGCGCTTGCGGAGGCAGCATGTTCACCCGTCATATCGGCATCGACCTGGGCACAGTCAACGTGCTCGTCCACGAGCGCGGGCGGGGCATCGTTCTCAACGAACCGTCGATCGTGGCGATCTCCGCCGGCGACAACCACGTGATCGCCGTCGGGGACGAGGCCAAGGCGATGTTGGGCCGTACGCCGGAGACAATCGAGGTCGCCCGGCCGCTGCGGGACGGCGTGATCGCAGATTATGTCGTGACAGAGGCGATGCTTCGCTACTTCATCACGAAGGTGTGCGGCCGGATGCCGCTCTTCAAGCCCGAGGTGATGATCAGCGTCCCGGTGGGGGTCACCAGCGTCGAGAGCCGCGCGGTGCGCGACGCGGCCGAGGCCGCCGGCGCCAAATCGGCCTTCCTCATCCCCGAGCCGCTGGCTGCGGCGATGGGCGCCGGCCTGCCGGTCGGCACGCCGACGGGCAACATGATCCTCAACATGGGTGGCGGAACGAGCGAGTCCGCGGTCATTGCGATGAACGGGATCGTCGTCGCAAGCTCGGTGCGGGTCGGCGGCAACAAGATGGACGAGGCGATCGCCGCCTACGTCAAGCGCCGCTACAACCTGCTCATCGGCGACCGAACGGCCGAGCAGATCAAGGTCGAGATCGGCAGCGCGATCAAGCCGGAGCGACCGGAGGACGACCTGACGATGGACGTTCGCGGGCGCGATCAGGTCACCGGGCTGCCGAAGACGATCTCGCTCAAGATGAGCGAGGTGGCCGAGGCGTTGGCCGAGCCCGTTCAGGCGATCATCGGCGTGGCGCGCGAGGTGCTCGAGCGCACGCCGCCCGAGCTCGTCAGCGACATCATCGACCGCGGTGTCGTCATGACCGGCGGAAGCGCGCAGCTGCGCGATCTGGACGTGCTCTTGACCGAGGAGATCGGCGTGCCGTTCTTCGTGGCCGACGACCCGATGGCATGCGTGGCGCTCGGTGCGGGGCGGGCGCTGGAGGCTTACCCGATGATCCGGCGGACGTTGCCGGCGCTGGGATAGTCCCGCCGCGCTTGGCAGCCGGCGGCACGTTGTATAGAATCGCGGATTGCACTTATCGCGGGCGAATCGCGCCCTACGCCGAGCCCCAGAGGATCGTGAAATGAAGCGCACCTGGCAGCCCAACAAGCGCAAGCGACTGACGACCCACGGTTTCCGCAAGCGGATGTCGACGCCGGACGGGCGCAACGTGCTCAAGCGACGTCGACGGCACGGCCGCAAGTCCCTGGTGGTCGACCTGCACCACAAGTAGCAGAGGCGCCCGAGGACGATGCGGCGCGCAGTCCGGCTGCGGTCGGGCGATGATTTCCGTCGCGTGCGGCGGGAAGGGCGGTCGCGGGCCAACAGCGCCTTCGTCGTACTGGCTGCGCCGCGGCCTGCCGGGCCGGACGGCGAATCGCGGATCGGCATCGTCACCGGCAAGCGTGTCGGGGACGCCGTGACCCGCAATCGGATCAAGCGTCGGATTCGCGAGCGAATGCGGCTTCGTTATGGTCAAGTTCGGGCGGGGTGGGACATCGTGATCATCGTGCGCGCACCGCTTGTTGACCTCGACACCGTCGCGCTCGATCAGGCGTTGGGGTCGCTCCTCCGGCGATTGGATTTGGTGACGGAAGCCCAATGCGTCGACTTGCCGTCGGCATGATCCGCATCTATCAGCGCACGCTCAGTCGGGTCTTGCCGCCGAGCTGCCGGTTCACGCCGTCGTGTTCGGAGTACGGTGCGCAAGCGATCGCGCGCTACGGCGTCTGGCACGGCGGCTGGCTGACGATGAAGCGGATCGGCCGCTGTCACCCGTTCCATCCCGGTGGATACGACCCCGTGCCGTAGGGCACGTTCAGACAGGATCCAACGTTGGTTTATCTGCTCTCCAACCCCTTCACCGGGCTGTTCGTACAGCTGATCGACTTCCTGAACGCGACCGCGTCCCGGCTGCCCCTTCCGGCCAACGTGTCGTCCTATGCGATTGCGCTGATCTTGGTCGGCATCGCGGTCAAGATCATCACGTGGCCGCTCACGGCGTCGCAGATGCGCTCGATGCGCAAGATGCAGGAAGTCCAGCCGCAGCTCCAGGAGATCCAGAAGAAGTACGCCGGCGACAAAGAGAAGCAGGCGCAGGCGCAGATGGAGCTCTTCCGCGCGAACGGCGTCAACCCGTTGGGCGGGTGCCTGCCGATGTTCGTCCAGCTCCCGATCCTGTTCGGCCTCTACCAGGCGATCACGCACCTCGGCCAACCGCCTGTGGGCACCGGCGTGCTGATGAAGGAACGATTCCTCTGGATTCCGGACC
The nucleotide sequence above comes from Candidatus Avedoeria danica. Encoded proteins:
- a CDS encoding rod shape-determining protein, encoding MFTRHIGIDLGTVNVLVHERGRGIVLNEPSIVAISAGDNHVIAVGDEAKAMLGRTPETIEVARPLRDGVIADYVVTEAMLRYFITKVCGRMPLFKPEVMISVPVGVTSVESRAVRDAAEAAGAKSAFLIPEPLAAAMGAGLPVGTPTGNMILNMGGGTSESAVIAMNGIVVASSVRVGGNKMDEAIAAYVKRRYNLLIGDRTAEQIKVEIGSAIKPERPEDDLTMDVRGRDQVTGLPKTISLKMSEVAEALAEPVQAIIGVAREVLERTPPELVSDIIDRGVVMTGGSAQLRDLDVLLTEEIGVPFFVADDPMACVALGAGRALEAYPMIRRTLPALG
- the rpmH gene encoding 50S ribosomal protein L34, whose protein sequence is MKRTWQPNKRKRLTTHGFRKRMSTPDGRNVLKRRRRHGRKSLVVDLHHK
- the rnpA gene encoding ribonuclease P protein component, with amino-acid sequence MRRAVRLRSGDDFRRVRREGRSRANSAFVVLAAPRPAGPDGESRIGIVTGKRVGDAVTRNRIKRRIRERMRLRYGQVRAGWDIVIIVRAPLVDLDTVALDQALGSLLRRLDLVTEAQCVDLPSA
- the yidD gene encoding membrane protein insertion efficiency factor YidD — encoded protein: MRRLAVGMIRIYQRTLSRVLPPSCRFTPSCSEYGAQAIARYGVWHGGWLTMKRIGRCHPFHPGGYDPVP